One genomic region from Ornithinimicrobium flavum encodes:
- a CDS encoding isochorismate synthase has protein sequence MSPEVPRLRVRTVAVDATGDLLTRVPDEVDPREVVAWLREGDGMVGWGRVAQVETSGADRFARAEDWWSALRSHAEVEDEVRLPGSGLVAFGSFAFSADSVDASVLTVPRVLIGRRDGLAWITHVVVGEEPWPATHPAEILSRTNPALGRLDPLVETEGSVAPQDWPQVVSRAITRIAAGDVDKVVLARDVAVHHRDGRPVRIAPVLERLEKRYAATWTFSVAGLVGATPEMLVRLQGGRARSRVLAGTLRRPDGVPAPERPAGLAAHADPRMSLVRSEKDLDEHAYAVRSVAEALAPHCTDLVVPEAPYVLELPDVYHLASDLSGTLRSGATSLSLAAALHPSAAVCGTPTDAAFRVIAELEGMDRGRYAGPVGWVDGSGDGDWGIALRCGELADDRHSMRIFAGGGIVAASDPQAELAETEVKLSAMRHALGLG, from the coding sequence GTGTCCCCCGAGGTCCCCCGGCTGCGCGTGCGCACCGTCGCCGTCGACGCCACCGGCGACCTGCTGACCCGGGTCCCCGACGAGGTCGACCCCCGGGAGGTCGTGGCCTGGCTGCGGGAGGGTGACGGGATGGTCGGGTGGGGCCGCGTCGCGCAGGTCGAGACCTCCGGGGCGGACCGCTTCGCGCGGGCCGAGGACTGGTGGTCGGCACTGCGGTCGCACGCGGAGGTGGAGGACGAGGTCCGGCTGCCGGGCTCCGGGCTGGTCGCCTTCGGGTCCTTCGCGTTCTCGGCCGACTCCGTGGACGCCAGCGTGCTCACCGTCCCCCGCGTGCTCATCGGCCGGAGGGACGGCCTGGCCTGGATCACGCACGTCGTCGTCGGGGAGGAGCCCTGGCCCGCCACCCACCCCGCCGAGATCCTGTCGCGGACCAACCCCGCGCTGGGCCGGCTCGACCCCCTGGTCGAGACCGAGGGGAGCGTCGCGCCCCAGGACTGGCCGCAGGTCGTCTCCCGGGCGATCACCCGGATCGCCGCGGGGGACGTGGACAAGGTGGTGCTCGCCCGCGACGTCGCCGTCCACCACCGGGACGGGCGACCGGTGCGGATCGCCCCGGTCCTGGAGCGGCTCGAGAAGAGGTATGCGGCCACCTGGACGTTCTCGGTCGCCGGCCTGGTCGGGGCGACCCCCGAGATGCTCGTCCGGCTCCAGGGCGGCCGGGCCCGCTCCCGCGTGCTGGCCGGCACCCTCCGTCGACCCGACGGCGTCCCCGCCCCGGAGCGACCGGCCGGCCTCGCCGCCCACGCAGACCCCCGGATGAGCCTGGTCCGCAGCGAGAAGGACCTGGACGAGCACGCCTACGCCGTCCGCTCGGTCGCCGAGGCCCTCGCACCGCACTGCACCGACCTGGTCGTGCCCGAGGCGCCCTACGTGCTGGAGCTGCCCGACGTCTACCACCTCGCCAGCGACCTGAGCGGGACCCTGCGCAGCGGCGCCACGTCGCTGTCGCTGGCGGCGGCGCTCCACCCCTCCGCGGCGGTGTGCGGCACGCCCACCGACGCGGCCTTCCGGGTCATCGCCGAGCTCGAGGGCATGGACCGGGGCCGCTACGCCGGTCCGGTGGGCTGGGTCGACGGCTCGGGCGACGGGGACTGGGGGATCGCCCTGCGCTGCGGCGAGCTCGCCGACGACCGCCACTCGATGCGCATCTTCGCCGGTGGGGGCATCGTGGCCGCGAGCGACCCCCAGGCCGAGCTGGCCGAGACCGAGGTCAAGCTCAGCGCCATGCGCCACGCCCTCGGGCTGGGGTGA
- a CDS encoding NADH-quinone oxidoreductase subunit D: MATTHDETQGPTTDYYAEGGPTTDPDEGPVLTAGGGDWDDVAAEAAAIGAERIVVNMGPQHPSTHGVLRLVLELDGETVREARAGIGFLHTGIEKNMEYRTWVQGTTFCTRMDYLTPIFNETAYCLSVEKLLGITDQIPQRVNDIRVLMMELNRIGSHLIALATGGMELGATTIMTIGFRERERTLRFIEAVSGLRMNNAFVRPGGVAQDVLPEHLDLLEAELPGLRDGVHELELLLLENPIYKGRTVDVGYLSLAHCMALGITGPILRSTGLPHDLRKAEPYCGYETYDFDVITRRDHDAYARTVIRLEEIWQSIRIVEQAIARLRASQGEPVMVADRKIAWPAQLSVGADGQGNSLDHIREIMGESMESLIHHFKLVTEGFRVPPGQAYATVESPKGELGCHLVSDGGTRPYRAHFRDPSFNNLQAASALAEGGLVADVIVAVASIDPVMGGVDR, translated from the coding sequence ATGGCCACCACGCACGACGAGACCCAGGGCCCGACCACGGACTACTACGCCGAGGGCGGCCCCACCACGGACCCCGACGAGGGGCCGGTCCTCACCGCGGGCGGCGGCGACTGGGACGACGTCGCGGCCGAGGCCGCGGCGATCGGTGCCGAGCGCATCGTGGTCAACATGGGCCCGCAGCACCCCTCGACGCACGGCGTGCTCCGGCTGGTCCTCGAGCTGGACGGCGAGACGGTCCGGGAGGCCCGCGCCGGCATCGGCTTCCTGCACACCGGCATCGAGAAGAACATGGAGTACCGCACCTGGGTGCAGGGCACCACGTTCTGCACCCGGATGGACTACCTCACGCCGATCTTCAACGAGACGGCCTACTGCCTGAGCGTTGAGAAGCTCCTGGGCATCACCGACCAGATCCCGCAGCGCGTCAACGACATCCGCGTCCTGATGATGGAGCTCAACCGCATCGGCTCGCACCTGATCGCCCTCGCCACCGGTGGCATGGAGCTCGGCGCGACCACGATCATGACGATCGGCTTCCGCGAGCGCGAGCGGACCCTGCGCTTCATCGAGGCCGTCTCGGGCCTGCGGATGAACAACGCCTTTGTCCGCCCGGGAGGCGTGGCCCAGGACGTGCTCCCTGAGCACCTGGACCTGCTGGAGGCCGAGCTGCCCGGGCTGCGCGACGGGGTGCACGAGCTGGAGCTCCTGCTGCTGGAGAACCCCATCTACAAGGGCCGCACCGTCGACGTCGGCTACCTGTCGCTGGCGCACTGCATGGCCCTGGGCATCACCGGCCCGATCCTGCGCTCCACCGGCCTCCCGCACGACCTGCGCAAGGCCGAGCCGTATTGCGGGTACGAGACGTACGACTTCGACGTCATCACCCGCCGCGACCACGACGCCTACGCGCGCACGGTCATCCGGCTGGAGGAGATCTGGCAGTCGATCCGCATCGTCGAGCAGGCCATCGCCCGGCTGCGCGCCAGCCAGGGCGAGCCGGTCATGGTGGCCGACCGCAAGATCGCCTGGCCCGCCCAGCTGTCCGTCGGGGCCGACGGCCAGGGCAACAGCCTGGACCACATCCGCGAGATCATGGGCGAGTCCATGGAGTCCCTCATCCACCACTTCAAGCTGGTGACCGAGGGGTTCCGGGTCCCGCCGGGTCAGGCCTACGCCACGGTGGAGTCCCCGAAGGGCGAGCTGGGCTGCCACCTGGTGTCCGACGGCGGCACCCGCCCCTACCGTGCGCACTTCCGTGACCCCAGCTTCAACAACCTGCAGGCGGCCTCGGCGCTGGCCGAGGGCGGCCTCGTCGCCGACGTCATCGTCGCCGTCGCCTCGATCGACCCCGTGATGGGAGGCGTGGACCGGTGA
- a CDS encoding NADH-quinone oxidoreductase subunit C, which translates to MTTTPTGPETPDKNAPAQETTHDPANHPPQTPEQVVDTAQAWVQGGAGAVRRAVPGEPVRMAHRQGMFGGSVSGDTSGYGGLEAPVLFPGQAERPYGSYFDDVVDALEAAAPEAFAAGVEMVVVDRGELTIHVHRDQLLELVRPLRDDARLRFEICTGVSGVHWPEQTGAELHAVYHFLSITHGMRRVRFEVTAPESDARVPSIVTVYPATDWHEREVFDMFGIDFEGHPGLTRILMPDDWPGHPQRKDYPLGGIPVEYKGATIPAPDQRRSYT; encoded by the coding sequence GTGACGACCACTCCCACCGGACCGGAGACGCCGGACAAGAACGCCCCGGCCCAGGAGACCACGCACGACCCGGCCAACCACCCCCCGCAGACCCCCGAGCAGGTCGTCGACACGGCCCAGGCGTGGGTGCAGGGCGGCGCGGGAGCGGTGCGACGCGCCGTGCCCGGCGAGCCGGTGCGGATGGCGCACCGGCAGGGCATGTTCGGCGGATCGGTCAGCGGTGACACCTCTGGCTACGGCGGGCTCGAGGCGCCCGTGCTCTTCCCGGGCCAGGCCGAGCGCCCCTACGGCTCCTACTTCGACGATGTCGTCGACGCCCTGGAGGCCGCGGCCCCCGAGGCCTTCGCGGCCGGCGTCGAGATGGTCGTCGTCGACCGCGGCGAGCTCACCATCCACGTCCACCGCGACCAGCTGCTCGAGCTGGTCCGCCCGCTGCGGGACGACGCGCGGCTGCGGTTCGAGATCTGCACCGGCGTCTCGGGCGTCCACTGGCCCGAGCAGACCGGCGCCGAGCTGCACGCCGTCTACCACTTCCTGTCGATCACCCACGGCATGCGTCGCGTCCGGTTCGAGGTCACCGCCCCCGAGTCCGACGCCCGCGTCCCCTCGATCGTCACCGTCTACCCCGCGACCGACTGGCACGAGCGCGAGGTCTTCGACATGTTCGGGATCGACTTCGAGGGCCACCCCGGCCTGACCCGCATCCTCATGCCGGACGACTGGCCCGGTCACCCGCAGCGCAAGGACTACCCGCTCGGCGGCATCCCGGTGGAGTACAAGGGCGCCACCATCCCCGCCCCCGACCAGCGGAGGAGCTACACCTGA
- a CDS encoding NADH-quinone oxidoreductase subunit A — protein MDYHPYLPVVFFLFFGLLFAFGSVFGGGLLGRVSYNRAKAEAYECGIQPTPQAHEGGRVPVKYYLTAMLFIVFDVEVLFLYPFAVAFDQVGLFSVLAMLLFLVVVSVPFVYEWSRGGLEWD, from the coding sequence ATGGACTACCACCCGTATCTTCCGGTCGTCTTCTTCCTCTTCTTCGGTCTCCTCTTCGCCTTCGGGTCCGTCTTCGGCGGTGGCCTGCTGGGCCGGGTGAGCTACAACCGGGCCAAGGCCGAGGCCTACGAGTGCGGCATCCAGCCGACGCCCCAGGCTCACGAGGGCGGCCGGGTCCCGGTCAAGTACTACCTGACCGCCATGCTGTTCATCGTCTTCGACGTCGAGGTCCTCTTCCTCTACCCCTTCGCGGTGGCCTTCGACCAGGTCGGGCTCTTCTCGGTGCTGGCGATGCTCCTGTTCCTCGTGGTGGTCTCGGTCCCGTTCGTCTACGAGTGGAGCCGGGGTGGGCTCGAGTGGGACTGA
- a CDS encoding GNAT family N-acetyltransferase, translating into MTLRLRPPTAEDEATLRAMHEQLAREDFEFLLADGPWPHVLAQVERESRGVGLPEGRVPADFLVAEVEGEPVGRVSVRHRLTPFLEEVGGHVGYAVAPQFRRQGYGSQILAQAVRRLAALGVDRVLVTCDDDNEASARTIERCGGVLEDVRPQPGGGPPKRRYWIQAHQG; encoded by the coding sequence ATGACGCTGCGGCTGCGACCACCGACCGCCGAGGACGAGGCGACCCTGCGCGCGATGCACGAGCAGCTGGCCCGGGAGGACTTCGAGTTCCTCCTCGCCGACGGCCCGTGGCCGCACGTGCTGGCGCAGGTCGAGCGGGAGTCGCGCGGGGTGGGTCTGCCCGAGGGTCGGGTGCCGGCCGACTTCCTCGTGGCCGAGGTCGAGGGCGAGCCCGTGGGCCGGGTCTCCGTCCGTCACCGGCTCACCCCCTTCCTGGAGGAGGTCGGAGGGCACGTCGGGTATGCCGTCGCCCCGCAGTTCCGGCGGCAGGGCTACGGCTCGCAGATCCTGGCGCAGGCGGTGCGCCGGCTGGCGGCCCTCGGGGTCGACCGGGTGCTGGTGACGTGCGACGACGACAACGAGGCCTCCGCGAGGACCATCGAGCGGTGCGGCGGGGTGCTGGAGGACGTCCGGCCGCAACCCGGCGGCGGCCCGCCGAAGCGGCGCTACTGGATCCAGGCGCACCAGGGCTGA
- a CDS encoding geranylgeranyl reductase family protein, with translation MSEQVETADVIVVGAGPGGSATAAYLAQHGLDVLLLEKGSFPRDKICGDGLTPRAVRELISLGVPHREEDGWHRTKGLRILGGGVRMELDWPGNASFPGYGLVRRRTDLDEVLARHAQSRGARLHERTNVSEPILDRRGDVCGVTAKVMDERGRATGETREFRAPVVVAADGVSSRLSLAMDRPKRDDRPMGVAVRTYFTTPRHDDDYLESWLELWARGEDGGQDVLMPGYGWIFPLGDGTANVGLGILDTAKEFGTFDSRDVMRRWVATMPPEWGFSEETQLGPIRGAALPMCFNRQPLYDRGLLLVGDSGGMVNPFNGEGIAEAMEAGRHAAEVIASALARATPGEREAVLQSYPAVMKDALGGYYMLGKQFATLIGKPEIMRLAVRYGLPRKALMRLLLKIMANLPQERGGRLDDHVINALSRMTPAA, from the coding sequence GTGAGTGAGCAGGTCGAGACGGCAGACGTCATCGTCGTCGGGGCGGGCCCCGGCGGGTCGGCGACGGCCGCCTACCTGGCGCAGCACGGGCTGGACGTGCTGCTGCTGGAGAAGGGGTCCTTCCCGCGCGACAAGATCTGCGGGGACGGGCTGACGCCCCGTGCGGTCCGGGAGCTCATCAGCCTCGGGGTGCCGCACCGCGAGGAGGACGGCTGGCACCGGACCAAGGGTCTGCGGATCCTCGGCGGTGGTGTCCGGATGGAGCTGGACTGGCCCGGCAACGCGAGCTTCCCCGGGTACGGCCTGGTCCGCAGGCGGACCGACCTGGACGAGGTCCTGGCCCGTCACGCGCAGTCGCGGGGTGCACGCCTGCACGAGCGCACCAACGTCTCCGAGCCGATCCTCGACCGCCGGGGTGATGTCTGCGGCGTCACCGCCAAGGTCATGGACGAGCGGGGCCGCGCCACGGGGGAGACCCGCGAGTTCCGCGCGCCGGTCGTCGTGGCCGCGGACGGCGTCTCGAGCCGGCTCTCGCTCGCCATGGACCGCCCCAAGCGGGACGACCGCCCGATGGGGGTGGCGGTCCGCACCTACTTCACGACCCCTCGGCACGACGACGACTACCTCGAGTCCTGGCTGGAGCTGTGGGCCAGGGGCGAGGACGGCGGGCAGGACGTGCTCATGCCCGGCTACGGCTGGATCTTCCCCCTGGGGGACGGCACCGCCAACGTGGGGCTGGGCATCCTCGACACCGCGAAGGAGTTCGGCACCTTCGACTCCCGCGACGTCATGCGGCGCTGGGTCGCGACCATGCCGCCGGAGTGGGGCTTCTCCGAGGAGACCCAGCTGGGTCCGATCCGCGGTGCCGCGCTGCCGATGTGCTTCAACCGGCAGCCCCTCTACGACCGCGGCCTGCTCCTGGTCGGCGACTCGGGCGGGATGGTCAACCCCTTCAACGGGGAGGGCATCGCCGAGGCGATGGAGGCCGGCCGGCACGCGGCCGAGGTCATCGCCTCCGCGCTGGCCCGCGCCACCCCGGGCGAGCGCGAGGCGGTGCTCCAGTCCTACCCGGCGGTGATGAAGGACGCCCTGGGCGGCTACTACATGCTCGGCAAGCAGTTCGCCACCCTCATCGGCAAGCCCGAGATCATGCGTCTGGCCGTCCGCTACGGCCTGCCCCGCAAGGCCCTCATGCGCCTGCTGCTCAAGATCATGGCCAACCTCCCGCAGGAGCGGGGCGGCCGCCTCGACGACCACGTCATCAACGCGCTGAGCCGGATGACCCCTGCCGCATGA
- a CDS encoding demethylmenaquinone methyltransferase — MSPTRAHLDKQPSEVAEMFDGVARRYDLTNTVLTGGLDGLWRRTATRAVDARPGERVLDIAAGTGVSSVPYADRGIQVVPADFSVGMLREGHRRRPDLPFTAADAMALPFADGSFDAVTMSFGLRNVADVDRALREFLRVTRPGGRLLVMEFSTPTVPVLSTAYDKVALRVLPAVARATSSNPESYEYLTESIRAWPDQRALAGQIRAAGWEQVRWRNLTGGIVALHHAVAPGRAGGLT, encoded by the coding sequence ATGAGCCCCACGCGCGCGCACCTGGACAAGCAGCCCTCGGAGGTCGCCGAGATGTTCGACGGCGTGGCCCGGCGCTACGACCTCACCAACACCGTGCTCACGGGCGGCCTGGACGGGCTGTGGCGCCGCACCGCCACGCGGGCTGTCGACGCCCGGCCCGGCGAGCGGGTGCTCGACATCGCCGCCGGCACGGGTGTCTCGTCGGTCCCCTACGCCGACCGGGGGATCCAGGTCGTGCCCGCCGACTTCTCGGTGGGCATGCTCCGCGAGGGCCACCGCCGGCGTCCCGACCTGCCCTTCACCGCGGCGGACGCGATGGCCCTGCCGTTCGCCGACGGGTCCTTCGACGCCGTGACGATGAGCTTCGGGCTGCGCAACGTCGCCGACGTCGACCGGGCGCTGCGGGAGTTCCTGCGCGTGACCCGGCCGGGCGGGCGGCTGCTCGTCATGGAGTTCAGCACCCCGACGGTCCCGGTCCTGTCGACCGCCTACGACAAGGTGGCGCTGCGGGTGCTGCCCGCCGTCGCGCGCGCGACCTCCTCCAACCCGGAGTCCTACGAGTACCTCACCGAGTCGATCCGCGCCTGGCCCGACCAGCGGGCGCTCGCCGGGCAGATCCGCGCCGCCGGCTGGGAGCAGGTGCGCTGGCGCAACCTGACCGGCGGGATCGTCGCGCTCCACCACGCCGTCGCGCCCGGGCGGGCGGGCGGGCTGACCTAG
- a CDS encoding MFS transporter codes for MAERPGGAPGSVGAVLVVFAAAGFAMGQTVARVPALRDAVGATTAELGLALMGMGVGSLLAMPFTGRLVDRFGSRAVVSAAVLVACTGYAALAAAPSVVALLATLVVTGTAVGVWDVAMNIQASHVERHRDRAWMPYFHAAFSFGAVLGSGAGALAAWRGVGLVQLPVLAAVTAVVAVTALRRFVREVHEPGAPHTPSPAEPAPARSGLTRVEVLIGLVCLAAALAEGAANDWLALLLVDVQGAPAAFGALTLTAFNVTMTVGRVLAGPATDRLGRAGVVRVGGVLAAAGILVVTLVPSLPLAIVGGLLWGLGVSAVFPAAMSAAGEVPGRGNRAITVVSTIAYGAFLFGAPTIGLLGEAVGLDRALLLVVAFLALMVVLSPVMTVRHRRAADRLGTASGRMSG; via the coding sequence GTGGCTGAGCGGCCCGGCGGCGCCCCCGGCAGCGTCGGCGCCGTCCTGGTGGTCTTCGCCGCGGCCGGCTTCGCGATGGGGCAGACCGTGGCGCGGGTGCCGGCCCTGCGCGACGCCGTCGGGGCCACCACGGCCGAGCTCGGGCTGGCCCTCATGGGGATGGGGGTCGGGTCGCTCCTGGCCATGCCCTTCACCGGGCGGCTGGTGGACCGCTTCGGCAGCCGGGCGGTGGTGAGCGCCGCTGTGCTGGTCGCCTGCACCGGGTATGCCGCGCTCGCCGCGGCGCCGTCCGTGGTCGCCCTGCTCGCGACGCTCGTCGTCACGGGCACGGCCGTCGGCGTGTGGGACGTCGCGATGAACATCCAGGCCTCGCACGTCGAGCGGCACCGGGACCGGGCGTGGATGCCCTACTTCCACGCCGCCTTCTCCTTCGGGGCCGTCCTGGGGTCGGGTGCGGGCGCGCTCGCGGCCTGGCGCGGGGTGGGGCTGGTCCAGCTGCCGGTCCTCGCGGCCGTCACCGCGGTCGTCGCGGTGACGGCGCTGCGGCGTTTCGTGCGGGAGGTGCACGAGCCCGGCGCACCGCATACCCCGTCCCCGGCGGAGCCGGCACCCGCCCGCTCCGGGCTCACCCGGGTGGAGGTCCTCATCGGCCTGGTCTGCCTGGCGGCCGCGCTCGCGGAGGGGGCCGCCAACGACTGGCTGGCGCTGCTGCTGGTGGACGTGCAGGGCGCGCCCGCGGCCTTCGGGGCCCTCACCCTCACCGCCTTCAACGTCACGATGACGGTCGGGCGGGTCCTCGCGGGCCCGGCGACCGACCGGCTCGGGCGCGCCGGGGTCGTGCGCGTCGGCGGGGTGCTGGCGGCGGCCGGGATCCTCGTGGTCACGCTGGTGCCCTCGCTGCCGCTGGCCATCGTCGGGGGCCTGCTGTGGGGGCTCGGCGTGTCGGCCGTCTTCCCGGCGGCGATGTCGGCGGCAGGGGAGGTCCCGGGGCGGGGCAACCGGGCCATCACCGTCGTCTCGACCATCGCCTACGGCGCCTTCCTCTTCGGGGCACCCACCATCGGGCTGCTGGGCGAGGCGGTCGGGTTGGACCGGGCGCTGCTGCTCGTCGTCGCCTTCCTGGCCCTCATGGTGGTGCTCTCCCCGGTGATGACGGTGCGACACCGGCGGGCGGCCGACCGGCTCGGGACGGCCTCGGGCAGGATGTCGGGATGA
- a CDS encoding NADH-quinone oxidoreductase subunit B, which yields MGLEDKIPGGIMLGTVEGLVGQLRQYSVWPATFGLACCAIEMMAVGTPDYDIARFGMERFAATPRQADLMIVAGRVSQKMAPVVRQVYDQMPNPKWVVSMGVCASSGGMFNNYAIVQGVDHIVPVDIYLPGCPPRPEMLLNALLELHKQIREFKFGVDRVAAARAAEEAAMRAVPTREMKGLLA from the coding sequence ATGGGTCTTGAGGACAAGATTCCTGGCGGGATCATGCTGGGCACCGTCGAGGGGCTGGTCGGTCAGCTGCGCCAGTACTCCGTGTGGCCGGCGACCTTCGGCCTGGCCTGCTGCGCCATCGAGATGATGGCCGTCGGCACGCCCGACTACGACATCGCCCGCTTCGGCATGGAGCGCTTCGCCGCGACCCCGCGCCAGGCCGACCTGATGATCGTCGCCGGCCGGGTCTCCCAGAAGATGGCCCCCGTCGTGCGCCAGGTCTACGACCAGATGCCGAACCCGAAGTGGGTCGTCTCCATGGGCGTGTGCGCCAGCTCCGGCGGCATGTTCAACAACTACGCGATCGTCCAGGGCGTGGACCACATCGTCCCCGTCGACATCTACCTCCCGGGGTGTCCGCCGCGACCGGAGATGCTGCTCAACGCCCTTCTGGAGCTGCACAAGCAGATCCGCGAGTTCAAGTTCGGCGTGGACCGGGTCGCCGCGGCGCGCGCCGCCGAGGAGGCGGCGATGCGGGCTGTGCCGACGCGCGAGATGAAGGGGCTGCTGGCGTGA
- a CDS encoding exonuclease domain-containing protein — MPADTPLAEVELLAMDLEATGLDPRRHEMLAIGMVPVRGRQILLAGARHLPVRPRGDVGQSATLHGLTDDDLATAAPVEEVLPQVLAAFLPEAPSTSTGTAIPPVHPHRRVLLAHFAQVETTFLAAASREVLGGTVGLQVVDTMEVERRLVLRTPVQELREGRVRLDACRRRRGLPRYRAHSALTDALACAELFLAQCAELEELWGRPPTLGDLAERRLR, encoded by the coding sequence GTGCCTGCAGACACCCCCCTGGCCGAGGTGGAGCTGCTGGCGATGGACCTCGAGGCGACCGGTCTGGACCCGCGCCGCCACGAGATGCTCGCCATCGGGATGGTGCCCGTCCGCGGCCGCCAGATCCTGCTCGCCGGCGCGCGGCACCTGCCGGTCCGCCCCCGCGGTGACGTCGGCCAGTCCGCCACGCTCCACGGCCTCACCGACGACGATCTCGCCACCGCCGCACCCGTGGAGGAGGTGCTCCCGCAGGTCCTCGCCGCGTTCCTGCCGGAGGCGCCGAGCACGTCCACCGGCACCGCCATACCCCCGGTCCACCCGCACCGTCGGGTGCTGCTCGCCCACTTCGCCCAGGTGGAGACCACCTTCCTGGCGGCGGCGTCCCGCGAGGTCCTCGGCGGCACCGTCGGTCTGCAGGTCGTGGACACGATGGAGGTCGAGCGGCGGCTCGTCCTGCGGACCCCGGTGCAGGAGCTGCGGGAGGGGCGGGTCCGGCTCGACGCGTGCCGCCGCCGGCGCGGCCTGCCCCGCTACCGCGCGCACTCGGCACTGACCGACGCCCTGGCCTGCGCCGAGCTCTTCCTGGCCCAGTGCGCCGAGCTGGAGGAGCTCTGGGGGCGCCCCCCGACGCTGGGCGACCTCGCGGAGCGCCGCCTGCGCTGA
- a CDS encoding putative nucleotidyltransferase substrate binding domain-containing protein: MDVELVEVRDFLAQHPPFDALPPEVLDDLPRRFTMTYARRGTEILPQGQRGDRLWLVRSGAVDITDDGQLVDRVGAGGAFGMSAVVEHGPTRYAVHAREDTLLLTLPQADFDELAGRHPAVAVHFAATHHGRIRTALGQLQSSSRGSAVLRTSVRDLIRAEPVGTGPGTSIAEAARVMTEASVSSLLVMEGERLLGIVTDRDLRRRVLAAGVSPERPVSEVMTAGPVTVGEGALALEVLLEMTARNIHHLPVLGHDGSVVGLVTTTDLVRLERSNPVYLVSDIASQEHLDGVVEQARRIPSVVQQLVAEDATAEDIGRVTTKLVEAVTTRLLELAAAELEAGGHGGPPGGYAWAALGSVAREEVGLGGDQDHALVLADDADPDDPWWAGLAERVTAGLEACGWRRCDGDVMATNPQWRMTAGQWRAQFARWSHEPRPEAVLWAAIFYDMRAVHGDASLVERLRAEVVPAGGRSDLLMAYLTGQASRMRPPIGFFRHFVLEDAGEHRDTLDLKRGVAAIVQLARVHTLRAGSTALGTGERLQVAATRGQLSAEGAADLRDAFELLSYLRLRHQAEQVRLGRQPDNHLDPGRLSGLDRRHLRDAFQIVRTAQQGLTSRLPQVG, from the coding sequence ATGGATGTCGAGCTGGTGGAGGTCCGCGACTTCCTCGCGCAGCACCCTCCCTTCGACGCGCTGCCGCCCGAGGTGCTCGACGACCTGCCGCGACGGTTCACCATGACCTACGCCCGGCGGGGCACCGAGATCCTCCCGCAGGGCCAGCGGGGCGACCGGTTGTGGCTCGTCCGCTCGGGGGCGGTCGACATCACCGACGACGGTCAGCTGGTGGACCGGGTGGGCGCGGGCGGGGCCTTCGGCATGTCCGCGGTCGTCGAGCACGGACCGACGAGGTATGCCGTCCACGCCCGGGAGGACACGCTGCTGCTGACCCTGCCGCAGGCCGACTTCGACGAGCTCGCGGGCAGGCACCCCGCGGTGGCCGTCCACTTCGCCGCGACCCACCACGGGCGGATCCGCACGGCCCTGGGGCAGCTGCAGTCCTCCAGCCGGGGGTCGGCGGTGCTGCGGACGTCGGTGCGCGACCTCATCCGGGCCGAGCCGGTGGGCACCGGGCCGGGGACGAGCATCGCCGAGGCGGCCCGGGTGATGACCGAGGCCTCGGTGTCGTCCCTGCTCGTCATGGAGGGGGAACGGCTGCTGGGGATCGTCACCGACCGCGACCTGCGGCGCCGCGTGCTGGCAGCCGGGGTGTCGCCGGAGCGGCCGGTGAGCGAGGTGATGACCGCCGGCCCGGTCACCGTGGGGGAGGGGGCCCTCGCCCTCGAGGTGCTGCTGGAGATGACGGCCCGCAACATCCACCACCTGCCCGTCCTGGGGCACGACGGGAGCGTCGTGGGGCTGGTCACCACCACCGACCTGGTCCGGCTGGAGCGGTCCAACCCGGTCTACCTCGTGTCGGACATCGCCTCCCAGGAGCACCTGGACGGGGTGGTCGAGCAGGCGCGCCGGATCCCCTCGGTCGTCCAGCAGCTGGTGGCCGAGGACGCGACGGCGGAGGACATCGGCCGGGTCACCACGAAGCTGGTCGAGGCCGTGACGACCAGGCTCCTGGAGCTGGCCGCCGCCGAGCTGGAGGCCGGGGGCCACGGCGGTCCACCGGGCGGCTACGCCTGGGCGGCGCTGGGGTCGGTGGCCCGCGAGGAGGTCGGGCTCGGCGGCGACCAGGACCACGCCCTGGTGCTGGCCGACGACGCCGACCCGGACGACCCGTGGTGGGCCGGGCTGGCCGAGCGGGTCACCGCAGGCCTGGAGGCGTGCGGCTGGCGCCGCTGCGACGGGGACGTCATGGCCACCAACCCGCAGTGGCGGATGACGGCGGGGCAGTGGCGGGCGCAGTTCGCCCGATGGAGCCACGAGCCCAGGCCGGAGGCGGTCCTGTGGGCGGCCATCTTCTACGACATGCGGGCCGTCCACGGTGACGCCTCGCTGGTGGAGCGGCTGCGGGCCGAGGTGGTCCCGGCGGGGGGCCGGTCGGACCTGCTCATGGCCTACCTCACCGGCCAGGCCTCGCGCATGCGCCCGCCGATCGGCTTCTTCCGGCACTTCGTGCTCGAGGACGCGGGGGAGCACCGGGACACGCTGGACCTCAAGCGCGGCGTCGCGGCGATCGTGCAGCTCGCCCGGGTCCACACCCTGCGCGCCGGCTCGACCGCCCTCGGCACCGGGGAGCGGCTGCAGGTGGCGGCGACCCGAGGGCAGCTGTCCGCGGAGGGGGCCGCCGACCTGCGGGACGCCTTCGAGCTGCTGTCCTACCTGCGGCTGCGCCACCAGGCCGAGCAGGTCCGGCTCGGCCGGCAGCCCGACAACCACCTGGACCCGGGGCGGCTCAGCGGGCTGGACCGCCGTCACCTGCGCGACGCGTTCCAGATCGTGCGGACGGCTCAGCAGGGGCTGACCTCGCGGCTGCCGCAGGTCGGCTGA